TACTCCAGATAGTAAAATAATTAAAAGAGTACCAAGTGCCAGTAGACGGATTTTATAGCTGGTACTTGGTATTTCCACAATAAATTAGAAAAAAATTAAATTTATATATATATATTTAAGGGAGTTGCGTATTTATGATTATTGGTAAGGTAATCGGTAAAGTTATTTCTACAAGAAAAAACCCTAAATTAGTAGGAAATAAATTTTTAATTGTTGAGCCTTTAGGTGATTTTGGGTTTGATGCCAACAATAGAATTGTAGCTGTTGATAATGTTGGTGCTGGGGTGGGTGAAATTGTTCTTGTTGTCACAGGTAGTTCGGCTAGGGCTATATGTGATGTAGACAATGCCCCAATTGATGCTGCCATCGTAGGAATTGTAGATAATGAGAAGGATATAATGTTAGATTAATAGACTTACTACACTAATAGATATAGTACAACGGGGTGAATAAATGGAAATTGAAGAATTAAAAGCAAAATTACGAGCTTTTGGTGTTGTTGGAGCAGGTGGAGCAGGCTTCCCAACCTATGCTAAATTAAATAGTTTAGCTGAGGTTGTAATATTAAATTCTGCAGAGTGTGAACCACTTCTCAGGGTGGATAGGCAACTATGCAAATATTATACAGAAGAAATATTAAGTGCTTTGGAGTTAATCGTAAAGACTTTAAATGCAAAAAAAGGAATTTTTGCAATTAAATCAGAATATAAGGAAGCTATTGCTTCTTTAAAAGAGGTTATATATAAATATACGAATATAGAAATAAAAATATTAGAAAATGTTTACCCTGCTGGGGATGAAGTTGTACTTGTATATGAGGCTACTGGAAAAATAGTCCATGGAGGATCGTTGCCAATAGAAGTAGGTGCTGTGGTAGTAAATACTGAAACTGTATTAAATGTTTATAATTCGGTATATTTAGATAAGCCAGTTACCCATAAATATGTAACAATAACTGGTGAGGTGAATAATCCAACTACAATAAAAGTTCCCATTGGAACATCTATAAGACAATGCATTGAGTTTGCGGGCAACCCGAAAATTGAAAATTTTAAAATAATTTTAGGCGGGCCAATGACTGGGAGAATTGGAGCTTTAGAAGATGTAATAACTAAAACTTCTAAAGCTATAATTGTACTGCCAGAAGGACATTCAACAATTATAAAAAGAAATTTAAAAACTTCTATTAAAATAAATAGAGCCAGGTCAGTTTGTTCACAGTGTAGAATGTGTACTGATTTATGTCCCAGATATCTTTTAGGACACAATATTCAGCCACATAGAATAATGAATGCCTTAGCAAATGGACTAACAAGTGATATAGAAGCATTTACTTCTGCCAATCTTTGCTGTGGTTGTGGAATTTGCGAAAACTATTCATGTTATCAAGGACTAGCACCCTCTTCAATAATCGGGGAATTAAAAGATAGACTAAAAGAAAAAGGTGTTAAGAATATTACATCTAAGGTAGGAAGCAAGGTAAATGCAAGAAGAGAAGGCAGAAAAGTTCCTATGGAGAGATTAATAGCCAGGTTAGGACTTACTAAGTACAATATAGAGGCACCACTAGTAGAAGAGTTGTACAGTGTAAATAAAGTGGTTATTAAGCTAAATCAACATATTGGAGCAGTTACTACTTCCGTGGTAAAAGCTAATGACCTTGTAGAGGTTGGCGATTTAATTGGAAAAATAGAAGATGGTAAATTAGGAGCTAATATACATGCTAGTATTTCTGGAGTAATTACTGCGGCTAACAATAAGGAAATAACCATAGAAACAAGGAGGTATATCAATGGATAAGGCCATAGGACTTGTTGAATATATAACTGTGCCTGGGGGTATTAGAGCTGCAGATAAAATGCTTAAAACTGCAGAGGTTGAAATACTTGAGGCTCAAACAGTTTGCCCAGGAAAATATATGGTGCTTATTTGCGGTAAATTGAGTGCAGTTAATGCGGCTATAGAGGCAGGCAAATTGGAGTTCGAAGAAAATATAATAGATAGTTTTATTTTAGGAAATCCCCATGATTCCATATTTAGTGCTATAAGTGGAGTATCAGATCCTGGTGAAGTTGAAGCACTGGGAATAATAGAAACCTTTTCAGGAGCATCTATAATAGTAGCTGCAGACACAGCGGCTAAAACTGCTAAAGTAAATCTAATAGAAATAAGAATTTCTCGTGGAATGTGTGGCAAATCCTATCTACTAATGTCAGGAGAAATTGCAGCGGTGGAGGCTTCAGTTGCAGCAGCTTGCAAAAGTGCCAGTGAAGATGGAATGCTTTTAGACAAAGCAATTATTGCTAGACCTGATCCCAAACTATGGGAAAAATTGTTATAAGGCTCTATCAATATCTTTTTTGAATTTTAATTTTAAATATAAAAAAGAGATTAAAATAAATGAAAACACTGAGGCTTTAGTTGTAGATAACGAAGATCAAATACTAAAAAAAGAAGACCAGATTTTAGGTGTTGGGTCTAAAGCAATAATGGGAAGGAATATTTTTTATTGGACTATATATGTTTATAGCAAATATTTTAATAATAATAATTGATAATATAATTTTATAAAAATAGGGAGGATATTGTATGAATTTTGAATTGTTACATCCAGCGGATCAGTTAATAATGATTATGGAAAGAATTTATGGTTATGGTATGACAACCACTTCCGGTGGTAATCTTTCAATAATGGATGAAAATGGAGATATTTGGATTACTCCAGGGGGAATTGACAAGGGTGCACTAACTCGCAAGGATATTATAAGGGTTAAACCAGATGGGACTATAATTGGTGACCATAAGCCTTCTAGTGAATTCCCTTTT
This DNA window, taken from Clostridium estertheticum, encodes the following:
- a CDS encoding EutN/CcmL family microcompartment protein: MIIGKVIGKVISTRKNPKLVGNKFLIVEPLGDFGFDANNRIVAVDNVGAGVGEIVLVVTGSSARAICDVDNAPIDAAIVGIVDNEKDIMLD
- a CDS encoding 4Fe-4S dicluster domain-containing protein codes for the protein MEIEELKAKLRAFGVVGAGGAGFPTYAKLNSLAEVVILNSAECEPLLRVDRQLCKYYTEEILSALELIVKTLNAKKGIFAIKSEYKEAIASLKEVIYKYTNIEIKILENVYPAGDEVVLVYEATGKIVHGGSLPIEVGAVVVNTETVLNVYNSVYLDKPVTHKYVTITGEVNNPTTIKVPIGTSIRQCIEFAGNPKIENFKIILGGPMTGRIGALEDVITKTSKAIIVLPEGHSTIIKRNLKTSIKINRARSVCSQCRMCTDLCPRYLLGHNIQPHRIMNALANGLTSDIEAFTSANLCCGCGICENYSCYQGLAPSSIIGELKDRLKEKGVKNITSKVGSKVNARREGRKVPMERLIARLGLTKYNIEAPLVEELYSVNKVVIKLNQHIGAVTTSVVKANDLVEVGDLIGKIEDGKLGANIHASISGVITAANNKEITIETRRYING
- a CDS encoding BMC domain-containing protein; this translates as MDKAIGLVEYITVPGGIRAADKMLKTAEVEILEAQTVCPGKYMVLICGKLSAVNAAIEAGKLEFEENIIDSFILGNPHDSIFSAISGVSDPGEVEALGIIETFSGASIIVAADTAAKTAKVNLIEIRISRGMCGKSYLLMSGEIAAVEASVAAACKSASEDGMLLDKAIIARPDPKLWEKLL